A region of Vibrio chagasii DNA encodes the following proteins:
- a CDS encoding AzlC family ABC transporter permease, which produces MDNQKMDRRTQLWKGVLAGMPLSIAVIPWGILAGSYAIDAGLNQLQAQAMSAILFAGSAQLVAAGMFKAGIGLGTMLLTTLFITSRHFLYSVSMRDKISHLPTRWRLLLGFWLTDELFAICSGQSQQEFNRWYAAGVGGGFYLVWNIASFVGIVAGSQIPSLNEIGLDFAVAATFIALVFPLIRTLPVVVCVLVSLVTSVAMSVNNVEGGLMIAAIAGMLAGFFSESFQERNNGKKPIMEGK; this is translated from the coding sequence ATGGATAATCAAAAGATGGATAGGCGAACACAGCTGTGGAAGGGCGTTTTAGCGGGCATGCCTCTGAGTATCGCCGTGATACCGTGGGGAATCTTAGCTGGTTCATACGCGATTGATGCTGGATTGAATCAACTGCAAGCACAAGCAATGTCAGCGATTTTGTTTGCTGGCTCCGCACAACTGGTCGCGGCAGGCATGTTCAAAGCGGGCATTGGCCTTGGCACCATGTTGCTGACCACACTGTTCATCACCTCAAGACACTTTTTATACAGTGTGTCGATGCGCGACAAAATCAGTCACCTTCCTACTCGTTGGCGCTTATTGCTTGGCTTTTGGTTAACGGACGAACTGTTTGCGATTTGTAGTGGTCAGTCTCAGCAAGAGTTTAATCGTTGGTATGCCGCGGGTGTTGGCGGCGGTTTTTATCTGGTTTGGAATATCGCAAGCTTCGTTGGCATTGTCGCTGGAAGTCAAATTCCATCCCTTAATGAAATTGGCCTCGACTTTGCGGTCGCCGCGACTTTCATTGCGTTGGTATTCCCGTTAATCAGAACATTGCCTGTTGTGGTGTGCGTGTTGGTTTCATTGGTGACTTCGGTTGCTATGTCGGTGAATAACGTTGAAGGCGGGCTCATGATTGCAGCAATTGCTGGCATGTTAGCGGGCTTTTTCAGTGAGTCATTTCAAGAGCGCAATAACGGCAAAAAGCCAATCATGGAAGGGAAATAG